Proteins encoded in a region of the Anaerohalosphaeraceae bacterium genome:
- a CDS encoding radical SAM protein translates to MKILLISPASGYWRKVGRRKLFNGRTFRFSMLSLLTLVKLSPYDAQITLVDEQIDDVPPGTDFDLVGITCMTSTTPRAFELADHYRKDNIPVVLGGFFPTLNPDLALQHCDAVVIGPAMDAWPKLLEDLRANRLQKRYYGNPAGQVPASLPRHLLDKSKYSTTYATYATMGCRNRCKFCSIGILYKSQHYCRPIPEVIAEIRSFPSRFFMFVDDNLTQNRDYILCLLKELEPLKKKWITQASIEIADDPELLSWLQKAGCVGLFIGLESFSRSALTLTEKGFNVPSHYKKAVETIHRYGIFLEAGIIFGFDNDDVHIFQSTLDLLEKIGIDAIQVSILTPLPGTPLYEELNPRITDSDWEHYDYRHVVFQPRLMSAAQLQAGTDWVIRRFYSPRRILRRTLRWLTATGGLSNFIYPFVLNWAYFGRVISFKIKGYNPAQQPLSFVPNPIPAKNLQPTFLS, encoded by the coding sequence ATGAAGATACTCCTGATTTCTCCGGCATCGGGCTACTGGCGCAAGGTCGGCAGAAGGAAGCTTTTCAACGGCAGGACATTCCGCTTCTCCATGCTCTCTCTCCTAACTCTTGTTAAATTAAGCCCTTATGACGCTCAGATTACGCTCGTGGATGAGCAAATCGACGATGTACCCCCCGGCACTGATTTTGACCTGGTCGGCATCACCTGCATGACATCTACTACCCCTCGTGCTTTCGAGTTGGCTGACCACTACAGAAAGGATAACATCCCTGTCGTCCTCGGCGGCTTCTTCCCCACCCTCAACCCTGATCTGGCCCTGCAGCATTGCGACGCCGTCGTCATCGGTCCCGCCATGGATGCCTGGCCAAAACTCCTCGAAGACCTTCGCGCAAATCGTTTGCAGAAAAGATATTACGGAAATCCAGCCGGCCAGGTTCCCGCTTCCCTACCCCGCCATCTCCTCGACAAAAGCAAATACTCCACAACCTATGCGACCTACGCGACAATGGGTTGTCGAAACCGCTGTAAGTTCTGCTCTATTGGAATCTTATATAAATCTCAGCATTATTGCCGACCTATCCCCGAAGTCATCGCCGAAATCCGCTCTTTTCCCTCCCGCTTCTTTATGTTCGTGGACGACAACCTCACCCAGAACCGTGATTATATCCTCTGTCTCTTAAAGGAGTTAGAACCCCTGAAGAAAAAATGGATTACCCAGGCCTCCATTGAAATCGCCGACGACCCAGAACTGCTGTCCTGGCTTCAGAAAGCCGGCTGCGTCGGCCTTTTCATCGGTCTGGAATCCTTCAGCCGGTCCGCCTTAACCCTTACGGAAAAAGGATTTAACGTCCCATCCCATTACAAAAAAGCCGTCGAAACCATCCATCGATACGGCATCTTTCTCGAAGCAGGCATCATCTTCGGATTCGACAATGACGATGTTCATATCTTCCAGTCAACACTGGACTTACTCGAAAAGATCGGCATCGATGCCATCCAGGTTTCCATCCTCACTCCGCTGCCCGGCACCCCGCTTTATGAGGAACTCAACCCCCGCATCACCGACTCCGACTGGGAGCATTACGACTATCGCCATGTCGTTTTCCAGCCGAGACTTATGTCCGCCGCCCAGCTGCAGGCCGGTACCGACTGGGTTATCCGCAGGTTTTATTCTCCCCGGCGCATCCTCCGCCGCACCCTTCGCTGGCTTACCGCCACCGGCGGCCTGTCCAATTTCATCTATCCCTTTGTTCTGAACTGG